One region of Termitidicoccus mucosus genomic DNA includes:
- the pdhA gene encoding pyruvate dehydrogenase (acetyl-transferring) E1 component subunit alpha: MSKKKTDATPEKNTAAKAAPEKTGSASAISATPPESVSATSASAAAPVNAALSADERVELYRRMVRIRRFEERSLRAYQSKKIGGFLHLYIGQEAVAVGCCSLMGKDDHVITAYRDHGHAIAVGMDTKPLMAELYGKVTGCSKGKGGSMHYFDPTRNFWGGHGIVGGQVPLGTGLAYAIKYRGLKGAAMAFMGDGAVNQGAVHEAYNLASLWDLPVIFVIENNGYSMGTSQARSSAGELATRAAGYDMKWEVINGHDLYEVRAKMDALLRRAREESKPAVVEIKTYRYRGHSVADPDKTYRNKAEIEEYQRTKDPITLFRTMLLAEGHLTDELVDKIDAEARSEADFAADFAEASPFPTADDIQRDVYWEADNPAQRVSGGRLFFN, from the coding sequence GTGAGCAAAAAGAAAACCGACGCCACTCCCGAAAAAAACACCGCCGCCAAGGCAGCGCCCGAAAAGACCGGCTCCGCGTCCGCCATTTCCGCCACGCCTCCCGAATCGGTGAGCGCCACCAGCGCCAGCGCCGCCGCGCCCGTCAACGCCGCCCTCTCGGCCGACGAACGCGTCGAGCTTTACCGCCGCATGGTGCGCATCCGCCGCTTCGAGGAACGCTCCCTGCGCGCCTACCAGTCCAAGAAAATCGGCGGTTTCCTCCACCTTTACATCGGGCAGGAGGCGGTCGCCGTCGGCTGCTGCTCGCTCATGGGCAAGGACGACCACGTCATCACCGCCTACCGCGACCACGGCCACGCCATCGCCGTCGGCATGGACACCAAGCCGCTCATGGCCGAGCTCTACGGCAAGGTCACCGGCTGCTCGAAAGGCAAAGGCGGCTCGATGCACTACTTCGACCCGACGCGGAATTTCTGGGGCGGCCACGGCATCGTGGGCGGCCAGGTCCCGCTCGGCACCGGCCTCGCCTACGCCATCAAATACCGCGGCCTCAAGGGCGCGGCGATGGCCTTCATGGGCGACGGCGCGGTCAACCAGGGCGCCGTCCACGAGGCCTACAACCTCGCCTCGCTCTGGGACCTGCCCGTCATCTTCGTCATCGAGAACAACGGCTACTCCATGGGCACCTCGCAGGCCCGCTCCTCCGCCGGCGAACTCGCCACCCGCGCCGCCGGCTACGACATGAAATGGGAGGTCATCAACGGCCACGACCTCTACGAAGTCCGCGCCAAGATGGACGCCCTGCTCCGCCGCGCCCGCGAGGAGTCCAAGCCCGCCGTCGTGGAAATAAAAACCTACCGCTACCGCGGCCACTCCGTCGCCGATCCCGACAAAACCTACCGCAACAAGGCCGAGATCGAGGAATACCAGCGCACGAAGGACCCCATCACGCTCTTCCGCACCATGCTCCTCGCCGAAGGCCACCTCACCGACGAACTCGTGGACAAAATCGATGCCGAAGCCCGCTCCGAGGCCGACTTCGCCGCCGACTTCGCCGAGGCCAGCCCCTTCCCCACCGCGGACGACATCCAGCGCGACGTTTACTGGGAAGCCGACAATCCCGCGCAACGCGTTTCGGGCGGACGGCTCTTCTTCAACTAA
- a CDS encoding DUF420 domain-containing protein — protein sequence MTLHDIPALNAALNGIATLFIVTGLVFIKRGNRSAHRACMLAAGAASAVFLAGYVTHKALMRGVHTPFGGEGPIRAIYYTMLLTHIVLAMAIAWLVPRTFALAIKGRHERHRAWARWTLPIWLYVSVTGVLVYFSLYQWWPARP from the coding sequence ATGACCCTCCACGACATCCCCGCGCTCAACGCCGCCCTCAACGGCATCGCCACGCTGTTCATCGTCACGGGCTTGGTGTTCATCAAGCGCGGCAATCGTTCCGCGCACCGCGCCTGCATGCTCGCGGCCGGCGCGGCCTCGGCCGTGTTTTTGGCCGGCTACGTCACGCACAAGGCGCTCATGCGCGGCGTGCACACGCCCTTCGGCGGGGAAGGCCCGATCCGCGCGATCTACTACACGATGCTCCTCACCCACATCGTGCTCGCGATGGCCATCGCATGGCTCGTGCCGCGCACCTTCGCGCTGGCGATCAAGGGGCGCCACGAACGCCACCGCGCCTGGGCGCGCTGGACATTGCCCATCTGGCTCTATGTCTCCGTGACCGGCGTCCTCGTTTATTTCTCCCTGTATCAATGGTGGCCAGCCCGCCCGTAA
- the cyoE gene encoding heme o synthase: MTPPVLHHSLAAGARVHLPTVAMRHTRAGFADYLELTKPRLSSLSVLTTVVGYFAARPVFDGALFFALLAGTAACAAGVAALNQWMEADTDALMRRTAARPIPGGKIATGTAFVIGWALCAAGLALLFARVTGGAAFFALATIVAYLALYTPAKRRSRFSTEIGAVAGAFPPLIGWAAVPGGDAALAWVLFAILFFWQIPHFMAIAWTHRRDYEAVNFPMLAVRDTTGGRVAAWSLACTFAVAAAGLAPAWLALAGHENARGHAGTSLAIIAAYAIVALALGAWFTKRALAFRRPPAGQTRETAARRLFFASIAWLPLQLAALVVLRLLA; encoded by the coding sequence ATGACACCGCCCGTCCTGCATCATTCCCTTGCCGCCGGCGCGCGCGTGCATCTGCCCACAGTCGCGATGCGGCACACGCGCGCGGGCTTTGCCGATTACCTCGAACTCACCAAGCCCCGCCTTAGTTCGCTCTCCGTGCTGACCACCGTCGTGGGCTATTTCGCCGCCCGGCCCGTGTTTGACGGCGCCCTGTTTTTTGCGTTGCTCGCGGGGACGGCGGCATGCGCGGCGGGCGTGGCCGCGCTCAACCAATGGATGGAGGCCGACACCGACGCGCTCATGCGGCGCACCGCCGCGCGCCCGATTCCCGGCGGGAAAATCGCCACCGGCACCGCCTTCGTCATCGGCTGGGCATTGTGCGCGGCCGGGCTTGCGCTGCTCTTTGCCCGCGTCACTGGCGGCGCGGCGTTCTTTGCCCTCGCCACCATCGTCGCCTATCTCGCGCTCTACACCCCCGCCAAGCGCCGCTCGCGCTTCTCCACCGAGATCGGCGCGGTCGCCGGAGCCTTTCCGCCGCTCATCGGCTGGGCCGCGGTCCCCGGCGGGGACGCGGCGCTCGCGTGGGTGTTGTTCGCCATCCTGTTCTTCTGGCAAATCCCGCACTTCATGGCCATCGCGTGGACGCACCGCCGCGATTACGAGGCCGTCAATTTCCCGATGCTCGCCGTGCGTGACACGACAGGCGGCCGTGTCGCCGCCTGGTCGCTCGCCTGCACCTTCGCCGTCGCGGCGGCCGGTCTCGCGCCCGCGTGGCTCGCGCTGGCCGGCCATGAAAACGCGCGGGGACATGCCGGGACTTCCCTCGCGATCATCGCCGCCTACGCCATTGTCGCGCTCGCCCTCGGCGCCTGGTTCACGAAACGCGCCCTCGCCTTCCGCCGCCCGCCCGCGGGCCAAACCCGCGAGACCGCCGCCCGACGCCTGTTCTTCGCCTCCATCGCCTGGCTCCCGCTCCAGCTCGCCGCGCTTGTCGTCCTCCGCCTGCTCGCATGA
- a CDS encoding COX15/CtaA family protein: MSTPTASPAAARARPPRGRRAFRHRPALAWFAALGSAWVFVLVTLGAFTTSIGAGMVFADWPLSNGSLNPEGWLADAAMFAEHSHRLSGATMGLFTIVLAAWLWLVEPRRWLRALGGGALALVVAQGVIGGQRVTLDALHLPGVAMSVGQMLRIPHGILAQVFVCVLFAIAAALSRPWMARDAGFGSAADARSSGPGAKGNTGGQTVPPNLRRLALAALALVFVQLVVAAAMRHNHAGLAIPTFPLAADGGLLPAQWDFRVALAFAHRALAAALVIVLPWLAIATWREPAAPRGLKRLAAAMLVLLATQIALGAFTVWTMRGAYVATAHVINGAAVLATVFLLAWWLHRERIEHRAGWRPEPGAKTPAPTGETAATARLASSP; encoded by the coding sequence ATGAGCACTCCGACAGCCAGCCCCGCCGCCGCCCGCGCGCGTCCTCCGCGCGGGCGCCGCGCGTTCCGCCACCGTCCCGCGCTCGCGTGGTTCGCGGCGCTCGGCAGCGCGTGGGTGTTTGTGCTCGTCACGCTCGGGGCGTTCACCACCAGCATCGGCGCGGGCATGGTGTTTGCCGACTGGCCGCTGTCCAACGGCTCGCTCAATCCCGAGGGCTGGCTCGCCGATGCCGCCATGTTCGCCGAGCACTCGCACCGGCTTTCCGGCGCGACCATGGGCCTGTTCACGATCGTGCTCGCGGCGTGGCTTTGGCTCGTCGAGCCGCGGCGCTGGCTGCGTGCGCTCGGCGGCGGCGCCCTGGCGCTCGTGGTGGCGCAAGGCGTCATCGGCGGCCAGCGTGTCACGCTCGACGCGCTTCACCTGCCCGGCGTCGCCATGTCGGTCGGCCAGATGCTGCGCATCCCGCACGGGATTCTTGCGCAGGTTTTTGTGTGCGTCCTCTTCGCCATCGCCGCCGCGCTCTCGCGCCCCTGGATGGCGCGCGACGCGGGCTTTGGCTCCGCGGCTGATGCGAGGAGCTCCGGCCCGGGCGCCAAGGGAAACACCGGCGGGCAAACCGTGCCGCCAAACCTTCGCCGCCTCGCCCTCGCCGCGCTCGCGCTTGTGTTTGTCCAGCTCGTCGTCGCGGCCGCCATGCGCCACAATCACGCCGGCCTCGCCATCCCGACTTTCCCTCTCGCCGCCGACGGCGGCCTGCTGCCCGCGCAATGGGATTTCCGTGTCGCGCTGGCCTTTGCCCATCGCGCGCTGGCCGCCGCGCTCGTCATCGTGCTGCCCTGGCTCGCCATCGCGACCTGGCGTGAACCCGCCGCGCCGCGCGGGCTGAAGCGTCTCGCCGCCGCCATGCTCGTTCTGCTTGCCACGCAAATCGCGCTCGGCGCGTTCACGGTCTGGACGATGCGTGGCGCCTACGTGGCCACCGCCCATGTCATCAACGGCGCCGCCGTGCTCGCGACCGTTTTCCTGCTCGCCTGGTGGCTGCACCGCGAACGGATCGAACATCGCGCGGGCTGGCGGCCCGAGCCCGGCGCAAAGACGCCCGCGCCGACGGGCGAAACCGCCGCGACCGCCCGCCTGGCCTCCTCGCCATGA
- a CDS encoding SCO family protein, whose protein sequence is MKFYQMTRAVLCCAAALVFAGGCAPKNEPVARGASGPDAQAANPNEKRYPLTGVILAVDREHRTLRVKHDEIPGFMPAMTMEFSVSVGDAANAKVGQRIRAELVTSEGGDFRLEKIWPDDEASRATMDAASRALAQDTAIRGRAAYREVGELAPAFALLDQDGRVVEAARFRGRQVMLNFIFTRCPVATMCPLAVAKFQQTQRLAAEVGVADLELVSISLDPAYDTPGVLKEYAIQRAIDTGNYSFLTGPDAAIKSLLAQFGVLTKLEGELLNHTLATLLIDENGRIIWRADGSQWEPREFVEKMRKPDEAATATRGMAGRRQSAQGGGV, encoded by the coding sequence ATGAAATTTTATCAAATGACGAGGGCCGTGCTTTGTTGCGCGGCGGCGCTGGTTTTCGCGGGCGGGTGCGCCCCGAAAAACGAACCGGTGGCGCGCGGCGCATCCGGCCCGGACGCGCAGGCGGCGAATCCGAACGAGAAGCGTTATCCGCTCACGGGCGTGATTCTCGCGGTGGACCGGGAGCACCGGACGTTGCGCGTGAAACACGACGAGATCCCCGGGTTCATGCCGGCGATGACGATGGAGTTTTCCGTGTCGGTGGGCGACGCGGCCAACGCAAAGGTCGGGCAGCGCATCCGCGCCGAACTGGTCACTTCGGAGGGCGGGGACTTCCGGCTGGAAAAAATCTGGCCCGACGACGAGGCCTCGCGCGCGACGATGGACGCGGCGTCGCGCGCGCTCGCGCAGGACACGGCCATCCGCGGGCGCGCCGCCTATCGCGAGGTGGGCGAGCTGGCGCCGGCGTTCGCGCTGCTCGACCAGGACGGGCGCGTGGTGGAGGCGGCGCGGTTTCGCGGCCGGCAGGTCATGCTGAATTTCATTTTCACGCGCTGCCCGGTCGCGACCATGTGTCCGCTGGCGGTGGCGAAATTCCAGCAGACGCAGCGGCTCGCGGCCGAGGTGGGCGTGGCCGATTTGGAGCTGGTCTCGATCTCGCTCGATCCGGCATACGACACGCCGGGCGTGCTGAAGGAATATGCCATCCAGCGCGCCATCGACACGGGCAACTACAGCTTTCTCACGGGCCCGGACGCGGCCATCAAGAGCCTGCTCGCCCAGTTTGGCGTGCTGACGAAACTGGAGGGCGAACTGCTCAACCACACCTTGGCGACATTGTTGATCGATGAAAACGGACGCATCATCTGGCGCGCGGACGGCAGTCAGTGGGAACCGCGCGAGTTTGTGGAGAAGATGCGGAAACCGGACGAGGCGGCGACGGCGACGCGCGGAATGGCGGGCCGGCGCCAGTCCGCCCAGGGAGGCGGGGTGTGA
- a CDS encoding type II toxin-antitoxin system VapC family toxin yields MALITLGAAALYLAMRALPTGTNLSHGDFRVERGGIELCDPANPQFIPVAAVRSPVSMTVATDGPARAGGRVRCALALTTASGKPIGPRDLIEAHTRLLHLLVVDPSLEDYQHVHPEPAERDDSGREGGWKFEFTPRREGVYRIFGDFIPAATGRGLYASADLEVADAGDGGGHTPTEAIQPELGPPRTDLGEGGEMRVERDGFVFELTPRKAPVRAREEAELVFRVSRADGGAAELRPVMGAPAHLVAFDEARSGFAHLHPMDAGVTTPERGLVFKITIPQRGRYVVWAQVNTGGAEDVFAPFEMEVR; encoded by the coding sequence GTGGCGCTGATCACACTGGGGGCGGCCGCGCTTTATCTGGCGATGCGCGCGCTGCCGACGGGCACGAATTTGTCGCACGGGGACTTCCGGGTGGAGCGCGGGGGGATCGAGTTGTGCGATCCGGCGAACCCGCAATTCATCCCGGTCGCCGCCGTGCGCTCGCCGGTGAGCATGACGGTGGCGACGGACGGGCCGGCGCGCGCGGGCGGGCGCGTCCGCTGCGCGCTCGCGCTGACCACCGCCAGCGGAAAGCCGATCGGCCCGCGCGACTTGATCGAGGCGCACACGCGGCTGCTGCACCTGCTCGTCGTCGATCCGTCGCTGGAGGATTATCAGCACGTGCATCCCGAGCCGGCGGAGCGGGATGACAGCGGACGCGAAGGCGGGTGGAAGTTCGAGTTCACGCCGCGCCGCGAGGGTGTGTATCGGATTTTTGGAGACTTCATTCCCGCGGCGACCGGACGCGGGCTTTATGCGAGCGCGGACCTGGAGGTGGCGGACGCGGGAGACGGCGGCGGGCACACCCCAACAGAAGCGATCCAGCCGGAACTCGGGCCGCCGCGGACGGACTTGGGGGAGGGCGGGGAAATGCGCGTGGAGCGCGACGGGTTTGTGTTTGAGCTGACACCGCGAAAGGCTCCGGTGCGGGCGCGGGAGGAGGCGGAACTGGTGTTTCGCGTGTCGCGCGCGGACGGCGGGGCGGCGGAGCTGCGTCCGGTGATGGGGGCGCCGGCCCATCTGGTGGCCTTTGACGAGGCGCGCAGCGGATTCGCGCATCTGCATCCGATGGATGCGGGCGTGACGACGCCGGAGCGCGGGCTTGTATTCAAAATAACGATACCGCAGAGGGGGCGTTATGTGGTCTGGGCGCAGGTGAACACGGGAGGGGCGGAGGATGTGTTTGCGCCGTTCGAGATGGAGGTGCGGTGA
- a CDS encoding HD domain-containing protein: MNPPPEIALAADIARRAHLGQTRNDNITPYAAHPESVARRLRGEDGTVIATAWLHDVLEDTAETAATLRAAGVSDAVIDAVRCMTRQPGEPYEDYLKRVKAHPVARKVKVADMLDNLNDSPGEKQILKYAKGLLFLLDN; encoded by the coding sequence ATGAACCCGCCGCCTGAGATCGCCCTCGCCGCTGACATCGCCCGCCGCGCCCACCTCGGGCAAACCCGCAACGACAACATCACCCCTTACGCCGCCCATCCCGAATCCGTCGCCCGCCGTCTGCGCGGCGAGGACGGCACCGTCATCGCCACCGCTTGGCTGCACGACGTGCTTGAGGATACCGCCGAGACCGCCGCCACCCTGCGCGCCGCCGGTGTGAGCGACGCGGTCATCGACGCCGTCCGATGCATGACCAGGCAACCAGGCGAGCCCTACGAGGACTACCTCAAACGCGTGAAAGCCCACCCGGTCGCCCGCAAGGTCAAGGTGGCCGACATGCTCGACAACCTCAACGATTCCCCCGGCGAAAAACAAATCCTCAAATACGCCAAAGGCCTCCTCTTCCTGCTCGACAACTAA
- a CDS encoding heavy metal translocating P-type ATPase, with the protein MSNAGNNVQAGGGVAALPAEEPGVRADQALVDRAWLRIGAGCLVAGQAMVFSLAVNLSEIDGWAYGIVHGVLVAAALGSLVFLGRDLMSSAWRSARERRVSIDLLFLVTLLGALGGSLVSTFTRTGSVYYEVVAVLIVVHTTGKMLGARSRLAALRAVDQTRERFEFCDVVREAGGEGEPQGEGGVMQAGVAVRRTRVAEVRPGAVVRVAPGGAIAVDGRILRGRGFVRETSMTGEWRPVSRGPGDRVLAGTFSVDGSFDVEAEAAGGGKRRLDGILAAVEGARLAPSVLQQQADRLMAWFLPLVVSVSVATFCGWMFFSDAPWERALFNAMAVLLVACPCAMGLATPVAVWGGLARLAEHGLVARTGDFLDALGRTDFVCFDKTGTLSAETLKASEWRIAEGWAERATWLRAAVLAAEEGLAHPVARAVRDENAGLPGGSRQEKNDRRTGVLMPGLVSRRVVAGRGVIAEVRDAGGVVTEIGVGEWELGEELEAGENEERRKRKEKEGGGRKEEGGKVVFVFADGELAAEIVLEEKWRDGLAETVEELRALGLAAEVLTGDPAGDKAGLPLPVRAGLSPDEKVRRVGQLVAAGRVVAFLGDGVNDAAAMSAAHASIAMNGGAELARASAGAVFAGTDLRFLPRAVRTARATRRSVHWNLRFASCYNIAGMALAAAGWLHPVAAALLMLVSSVVVSVSALRGAR; encoded by the coding sequence ATGAGCAACGCCGGAAACAATGTGCAGGCGGGCGGGGGCGTGGCCGCGTTGCCGGCGGAAGAGCCGGGCGTGCGGGCCGACCAGGCGCTGGTGGACCGGGCGTGGCTGCGCATCGGGGCGGGCTGCCTGGTCGCGGGGCAGGCGATGGTGTTCAGCCTGGCGGTGAATCTTTCCGAGATCGACGGGTGGGCGTATGGGATTGTGCATGGCGTGCTGGTGGCGGCGGCGCTGGGTTCGCTGGTGTTTTTGGGGCGGGATTTGATGAGTTCGGCCTGGCGGAGCGCGCGGGAGCGGCGGGTGAGCATCGATTTGTTGTTTCTGGTGACGCTGCTGGGGGCGCTGGGCGGATCGCTGGTGAGCACGTTCACGCGAACGGGCTCGGTTTATTACGAGGTGGTGGCGGTGTTGATCGTGGTGCACACGACCGGAAAGATGCTCGGGGCGCGGAGCCGGCTGGCGGCGTTGCGCGCGGTGGATCAGACGCGGGAGCGGTTTGAGTTTTGCGACGTGGTGCGGGAGGCGGGCGGGGAGGGGGAACCGCAGGGGGAGGGCGGCGTCATGCAAGCGGGCGTCGCGGTGCGGCGGACGCGGGTGGCGGAAGTAAGGCCGGGCGCGGTGGTGCGGGTGGCGCCGGGTGGAGCGATCGCGGTGGACGGGCGGATTTTGCGGGGGCGAGGCTTTGTGCGGGAAACGTCGATGACGGGGGAGTGGCGTCCGGTGTCGCGCGGGCCGGGCGACCGCGTGCTGGCGGGAACGTTTTCGGTGGACGGGTCCTTCGATGTGGAGGCGGAGGCGGCGGGCGGGGGAAAACGCCGGCTGGATGGGATTCTGGCGGCGGTGGAGGGGGCGCGGCTGGCGCCGTCGGTGTTGCAGCAGCAGGCGGACCGGTTGATGGCGTGGTTTTTGCCGCTGGTGGTGTCGGTGAGCGTGGCGACATTTTGCGGGTGGATGTTTTTTTCGGACGCGCCGTGGGAGCGGGCGTTGTTCAACGCGATGGCGGTGCTGCTGGTGGCGTGCCCTTGCGCGATGGGGCTGGCGACGCCGGTGGCGGTGTGGGGCGGGCTGGCGAGGCTGGCGGAGCACGGGCTCGTGGCGCGCACGGGGGATTTTCTGGATGCGCTGGGGCGGACGGATTTTGTGTGCTTCGACAAGACGGGGACGCTGTCGGCGGAGACGCTCAAGGCAAGTGAGTGGCGGATCGCGGAGGGATGGGCGGAACGGGCGACGTGGTTGCGCGCGGCGGTGCTGGCGGCGGAGGAGGGTCTGGCGCATCCGGTGGCGAGGGCAGTGCGGGATGAGAACGCCGGACTTCCGGGCGGCAGCCGGCAGGAGAAAAACGATCGGCGGACCGGCGTTCTCATGCCGGGGCTGGTTTCGCGGCGGGTGGTGGCGGGGCGCGGGGTGATCGCGGAGGTGCGTGACGCGGGCGGCGTGGTGACGGAGATCGGGGTGGGGGAGTGGGAACTGGGGGAGGAGTTGGAGGCGGGAGAGAACGAGGAAAGAAGAAAGAGGAAGGAGAAAGAAGGAGGCGGGCGGAAGGAGGAGGGCGGGAAGGTGGTGTTTGTTTTTGCCGACGGGGAATTGGCGGCGGAGATCGTGCTGGAGGAAAAATGGCGCGACGGGTTGGCGGAGACGGTGGAGGAATTGCGCGCATTGGGTTTGGCGGCGGAGGTGCTCACGGGTGATCCGGCGGGGGACAAGGCCGGGCTGCCGCTGCCGGTGCGGGCCGGGTTGAGCCCGGATGAAAAGGTGCGGCGGGTCGGCCAACTCGTCGCGGCGGGGCGGGTGGTGGCGTTTCTGGGCGACGGCGTGAATGACGCCGCGGCGATGAGCGCCGCGCATGCCTCGATCGCGATGAACGGCGGGGCGGAACTCGCGCGCGCGTCGGCGGGCGCGGTGTTCGCGGGGACGGATTTGCGTTTCCTGCCGAGGGCGGTGCGCACGGCGCGGGCGACGCGGCGGAGCGTGCATTGGAATTTGCGTTTCGCGTCGTGCTACAACATCGCGGGCATGGCGCTGGCGGCGGCGGGCTGGCTGCATCCGGTCGCGGCGGCGTTGCTCATGCTCGTGTCGAGCGTGGTGGTGTCGGTGAGCGCGTTGCGCGGGGCGCGATAG
- a CDS encoding RsmB/NOP family class I SAM-dependent RNA methyltransferase — translation MDTTTLNHTARVLGTLTRELPADAALRRYLADARRLGPAEKRAVSHAFFAYFRWLEWLDHRESAQKQVGQAMHLHERFAHDPASVKPEALAARAVPAWARDEVAFPLETLRQLQRDPVLWLRARPGQASQLAADLGHCTLAAEHLASLVSGDSPAAHFAFPVPSAALLYTGGQDLFRTPQFHNGLFEIQDLASQLVGLACAPRPGQTWWDACAGEGGKALHLADLMDNKGLLWASDRSHRRLQLLRRRAARAKIYNYRGEHWDGSAKLPTKTKFDGVLVDAPCSGLGTWQRNPHARWTTTPRDVAELAVIQKNLLNHVAPNVKAGGRLLYAVCTLTRSETIAVANAFTDAHPEFEPAPVFAESGEHRLTLWPHALNANGMFIAAWRRK, via the coding sequence TTGGACACCACTACGCTCAATCACACCGCCCGCGTGCTCGGCACGCTCACCCGCGAACTTCCCGCCGACGCGGCCCTGCGCCGTTATCTCGCCGATGCCCGCCGCCTCGGCCCCGCCGAAAAACGCGCCGTCAGCCACGCCTTCTTCGCCTATTTTCGCTGGCTCGAATGGCTCGATCACCGCGAGTCCGCGCAGAAACAAGTCGGGCAGGCCATGCACCTCCACGAGCGCTTCGCGCACGACCCCGCCAGCGTAAAACCCGAGGCGCTCGCCGCGCGGGCCGTTCCCGCATGGGCCCGCGACGAGGTCGCTTTCCCCTTGGAAACCCTCCGCCAGCTCCAGCGCGATCCCGTCCTCTGGCTCCGCGCCCGCCCCGGGCAGGCCTCGCAACTTGCCGCCGACCTCGGCCATTGCACACTCGCCGCCGAACACCTCGCCTCGCTCGTCTCCGGCGATTCGCCCGCCGCGCACTTTGCCTTTCCGGTGCCGAGCGCCGCGTTGCTCTACACCGGCGGGCAGGACCTTTTCCGCACGCCCCAATTTCATAACGGTCTCTTCGAAATCCAGGACCTCGCCTCGCAACTCGTCGGCCTCGCGTGCGCCCCGCGCCCCGGGCAGACTTGGTGGGATGCCTGCGCCGGCGAAGGCGGCAAGGCCCTCCACCTCGCCGACCTCATGGACAACAAGGGGCTCCTCTGGGCCAGCGACCGCTCGCACCGCCGCCTCCAGTTGCTCCGGCGCCGCGCCGCCCGCGCCAAAATCTACAACTACCGTGGCGAGCATTGGGACGGCTCCGCCAAGCTCCCGACCAAGACCAAATTCGACGGCGTCCTCGTGGACGCGCCGTGCAGCGGCCTCGGCACCTGGCAGCGCAACCCGCACGCCCGCTGGACGACCACGCCCCGCGACGTCGCCGAACTCGCCGTCATCCAGAAAAACCTTCTCAACCACGTCGCCCCGAACGTGAAAGCCGGCGGACGCCTGCTCTACGCCGTCTGCACGCTCACGCGCAGCGAAACCATCGCCGTTGCCAACGCCTTCACCGACGCGCATCCCGAGTTCGAACCTGCGCCCGTCTTCGCGGAATCCGGCGAACACCGCCTCACGCTCTGGCCGCACGCGCTCAACGCCAACGGCATGTTCATCGCCGCCTGGCGCCGGAAATAG
- a CDS encoding NAD(P)H-dependent oxidoreductase, whose product MQISIILGHPDASSFNHAIAKAAVEELEHRGHTVCFHDLYAERFDPLITKDEFSRDARLPPEIQKHCEELKAADGIIVVHPNWWGQPPAILKGWIDRVVRPGVAYRFQENDSGEGIPVGLLKARHAVIFNTANTPAAREAEVFGDPLERLWKDCVFRFCGISAIQRKTFSVVVTSSLEQRTAWLAEARSILAETFGG is encoded by the coding sequence ATGCAGATATCCATCATACTGGGGCATCCCGATGCCAGCAGCTTCAACCATGCGATTGCTAAAGCGGCGGTTGAGGAATTGGAGCACCGCGGCCATACCGTATGCTTTCACGACTTGTATGCGGAGCGTTTCGATCCACTGATTACCAAGGACGAATTTTCGCGCGACGCCCGCCTCCCGCCGGAAATCCAGAAACATTGTGAAGAACTGAAAGCCGCCGACGGCATCATTGTCGTTCATCCGAATTGGTGGGGCCAGCCCCCGGCCATACTGAAAGGATGGATCGATCGGGTGGTGCGCCCCGGGGTGGCGTATCGTTTTCAGGAGAACGACTCGGGCGAAGGCATTCCCGTCGGTCTGCTGAAAGCCCGGCACGCCGTGATCTTCAACACCGCCAACACACCCGCGGCGAGGGAGGCGGAGGTTTTCGGCGACCCGCTGGAGCGTCTTTGGAAGGATTGTGTGTTCCGTTTCTGTGGAATCAGTGCGATCCAAAGAAAAACCTTCTCGGTGGTTGTCACGAGCAGCCTGGAACAGCGCACCGCATGGCTGGCGGAAGCGCGAAGCATCCTTGCGGAAACATTCGGCGGGTAG